The Oryctolagus cuniculus chromosome 5, mOryCun1.1, whole genome shotgun sequence genome includes a region encoding these proteins:
- the FRS3 gene encoding fibroblast growth factor receptor substrate 3 isoform X2 — MELTQSELVLHLRRREAVRWPYLCLRRYGYDSNLFSFESGRRCQTGQGIFAFKCSRAEEIFNLLQDLMQCNSINVMEEPVISTRNSHPTELDLPRGAQPPSALGYTVSSFSNGFPGCPGEGPRFSATPRPSASSLRHPSLGEESTHTLIAPDEQSHTYVNTPAGEEDQPRSRHFLQPLPEGRLPFPAQAPGPDQQDAQVFLQPGQVKFVLGPTPARRHVMKCQGLCPSLRDPPHHNNNEGPSECPAQPKCTYENVGGGLRRGAGWRLSPEEPGWNGLAQRRAALLHYENLPALPPVWESHAQQLGGEAGDDGDSRDGLTPSSNGFPDGEEDETPLQKPTSTRATIRSHGSFPVPLTRRRGSPRVFNFDFRRPGPEPPRQLNYIQVELKGWGGDRPKGPQNPSVPQSPLPTTHPARSSDSYAVIDLKKTAAMSSLQRALPRDDGTARKTRHNSTDLPL; from the exons ATGGAGCTGACGCAGAGCGAGCTGGTGCTGCACCTGCGTCGGCGCGAGGCCGTCCGCTGGCCctacctctgcctgcggcgctacGGCTACGACTCCAACCTCTTCTCCTTCGAGAGTGGCCGCCGGTGTCAGACAGGCCAGG GGATATTTGCCTTCAAGTGCTCCCGGGCTGAGGAAATCTTCAACCTCCTTCAGGACCTGATGCAGTGCAACAGCATCAACGTGATGGAAGAGCCCGTGATCAGCACCCGCAACAGCCACCCCACGGAGCTCGACCTCCCGCGGGGGGCCCAGCCGCCCAGTG CTCTAGGCTACACCGTCTCCAGCTTCTCCAACGGcttccctggctgccctggggagggccCACGCTTCTCAGCAACCCCGCGGCCTTCAGCCAGCAGCCTGCGACACCCCTCGCTCGGGGAGGAGTCCACCCACACCCTCATCGCCCCTGACGAGCAG TCCCACACCTACGTCAACACCCCGGCCGGCGAGGAGGACCAGCCCAGGAGCCGGCACTTCCTGCAGCCCCTGCCTGAGGGCCGGCTCCCCTTCCCCGCCCAGGCCCCCGGCCCCGACCAGCAGGACGCACAGGTGTTCCTGCAGCCGGGCCAGGTGAAGTTTGTGCTGGGCCCAACCCCGGCTCGGCGGCACGTGATGAAGTGCCAGGGCCTTTGCCCCAGCCTGCGCGACCCCCCCCACCACAACAACAACGAAGGCCCCTCGGagtgccctgcccagcccaagtGCACCTATGAGAATGTCGGCGGGGGGCTGCGGCGGGGGGCTGGCTGGAGACTGAGCCCAGAGGAGCCGGGCTGGaacggcctggcccagcgccgggCCGCCCTGCTGCACTACGAGAacctgcccgccctgcccccgGTGTGGGAGAGCCATGCGCAGCAGCTTGGGGGGGAGGCCGGGGATGACGGGGACTCGAGGGACGGGCTCACACCCTCCTCCAATGGCTTCCCCGACGGCGAGGAGGACGAGACCCCCCTGCAGAAGCCCACCAGCACCCGGGCCACCATCCGCAGCCACGGCAGCTTCCCCGTGCCACTGACCCGCCGCCGCGGCTCCCCAAGGGTCTTCAACTTTGATTTCCGCCGGCCGGGCCCCGAGCCCCCAAGGCAGCTCAACTACATCCAGGTGGAGCtgaagggctggggtggggaccgCCCCAAGGGGCCCCAGAACCCCTCGGTCCCTCAGTCCCCCCTGCCCACCACACACCCTGCCCGCAGCTCAGACTCCTACGCCGTGATTGACCTCAAGAAGACGGCGGCCATGTCCAGCCTGCAGAGGGCTCTGCCCCGGGACGACGGCACGGCCAGGAAGACCAGGCACAACAGCACCGACCTGCCTCTGTAG
- the PGC gene encoding gastricsin precursor: MKWLLVALVCLHLLEAAVIKVPLRKFKSIRETLKEKGLLKEFLNTHKYDPALKYRFGDFSVTYEPMDYLDAAYFGEISIGTPSQNFLVLFDTGSSNLWVPSVYCQSEACTTHNRFNPSKSSTFYTYDQTFSLEYGSGSLTGFFGYDTFTIQNIEVPNQEFGLSETEPGTNFLYAEFDGIMGLAYPSLSVGDATPALQGMVQDGTISSSVFSFYLSSQQGTDGGALVLGGVDSSLYTGDIYWAPVTRELYWQIGIDEFLISSEASGWCSQGCQAIVDTGTSLLTVPQEYMSDLLEATGAQENEYGEFLVDCDSTESLPTFTFVINGVEFPLSPSAYILNTDGQCMVGVEATYLSSQDGEPLWILGDVFLRAYYSVFDMANNRVGFAALA; encoded by the exons ATGAAGTGGCTGCTGGTGGCCTTGGTCTGCCTCCatctcttggaggcagcagtgatcaA AGTGCCGCTGAGGAAGTTCAAGTCCATCCGTGAGACCCTGAAGGAGAAAGGCTTACTGAAGGAGTTCCTGAATACCCACAAGTATGACCCGGCTCTCAAGTACCGCTTCGGCGACTTCAGTGTGACCTACGAGCCCATGGACTACCTCGAC GCTGCCTACTTTGGCGAGATCAGCATCGGAACTCCATCCCAGAACTTCCTGGTCCTTTTTGACACCGGCTCCTCCAACCTGTGGGTGCCCTCTGTCTACTGCCAGAGCGAGGCCTGCA CTACCCACAACCGCTTCAACCCCAGCAAGTCCTCCACCTTCTACACCTACGACCAGACCTTTTCCCTGGAGTACGGCAGCGGCAGCCTCACCGGCTTCTTTGGCTACGACACCTTCACT ATCCAGAACATCGAGGTCCCCAACCAGGAGTTCGGTCTGAGTGAGACGGAGCCCGGCACCAACTTCCTGTACGCGGAGTTTGATGGCATCATGGGCCTGGCCTACCCCTCTCTGTCCGTGGGGGACGCCACCCCGGCCTTGCAGGGCATGGTGCAGGACGGCACCATCAGCAGCAGCGTCTTCAGCTTCTACCTCAGCAG CCAGCAGGGCACTGACGGGGGTGCGCTGGTGCTCGGGGGTGTGGACAGCAGCCTGTACACAGGGGACATCtactgggcccctgtcacccgaGAGCTCTACTGGCAGATTGGCATTGACGA GTTCCTCATCAGTAGCGAGGCCTCCGGCTGGTGCTCCCAGGGCTGCCAGGCCATCGTGGACACGGGCACTTCTCTGCTCACCGTGCCTCAGGAGTACATGAGTGACCTGCTGGAGGCCACAGGGGCCCAGGAGAACGAGTATGGAGAG TTTCTTGTGGACTGTGACAGCACAGAGAGCCTGCCCACCTTCACCTTCGTCATCAACGGCGTGGAGTTCCCTCTGTCCCCCTCCGCCTACATCCTCAAC ACTGATGGCCAATGCATGGTGGGAGTCGAGGCCACCTACCTGTCCTCCCAGGACGGCGAGCCCCTTTGGATCCTCGGGGATGTCTTCCTCCGGGCCTACTACTCCGTCTTTGACATGGCCAACAACCGGGTGGGCTTTGCCGCTCTTGCCTAG
- the FRS3 gene encoding fibroblast growth factor receptor substrate 3 isoform X3 produces MGSCCSCLNRDSVPDNHPTKFKVTNVDDEGVELGSGVMELTQSELVLHLRRREAVRWPYLCLRRYGYDSNLFSFESGRRCQTGQGIFAFKCSRAEEIFNLLQDLMQCNSINVMEEPVISTRNSHPTELDLPRGAQPPSALGYTVSSFSNGFPGCPGEGPRFSATPRPSASSLRHPSLGEESTHTLIAPDEQSHTYVNTPAGEEDQPRSRHFLQPLPEGRLPFPAQAPGPDQQDAQVFLQPGQVKFVLGPTPARRHVMKCQGLCPSLRDPPHHNNNEGPSECPAQPKCTYENVGGGLRRGAGWRLSPEEPGWNGLAQRRAALLHYENLPALPPVWESHAQQLGGEAGDDGDSRDGLTPSSNGFPDGEEDETPLQKPTSTRATIRSHGSFPVPLTRRRGSPRVFNFDFRRPGPEPPRQLNYIQLRLLRRD; encoded by the exons ATggggagctgctgcagctgcctgAACAGAGACAGCGTCCCAGACAACCACCCCACCAAGTTCAAG GTGACCAATGTGGATGACGAGGGGGTGGAGCTGGGCTCTGGGGTGATGGAGCTGACGCAGAGCGAGCTGGTGCTGCACCTGCGTCGGCGCGAGGCCGTCCGCTGGCCctacctctgcctgcggcgctacGGCTACGACTCCAACCTCTTCTCCTTCGAGAGTGGCCGCCGGTGTCAGACAGGCCAGG GGATATTTGCCTTCAAGTGCTCCCGGGCTGAGGAAATCTTCAACCTCCTTCAGGACCTGATGCAGTGCAACAGCATCAACGTGATGGAAGAGCCCGTGATCAGCACCCGCAACAGCCACCCCACGGAGCTCGACCTCCCGCGGGGGGCCCAGCCGCCCAGTG CTCTAGGCTACACCGTCTCCAGCTTCTCCAACGGcttccctggctgccctggggagggccCACGCTTCTCAGCAACCCCGCGGCCTTCAGCCAGCAGCCTGCGACACCCCTCGCTCGGGGAGGAGTCCACCCACACCCTCATCGCCCCTGACGAGCAG TCCCACACCTACGTCAACACCCCGGCCGGCGAGGAGGACCAGCCCAGGAGCCGGCACTTCCTGCAGCCCCTGCCTGAGGGCCGGCTCCCCTTCCCCGCCCAGGCCCCCGGCCCCGACCAGCAGGACGCACAGGTGTTCCTGCAGCCGGGCCAGGTGAAGTTTGTGCTGGGCCCAACCCCGGCTCGGCGGCACGTGATGAAGTGCCAGGGCCTTTGCCCCAGCCTGCGCGACCCCCCCCACCACAACAACAACGAAGGCCCCTCGGagtgccctgcccagcccaagtGCACCTATGAGAATGTCGGCGGGGGGCTGCGGCGGGGGGCTGGCTGGAGACTGAGCCCAGAGGAGCCGGGCTGGaacggcctggcccagcgccgggCCGCCCTGCTGCACTACGAGAacctgcccgccctgcccccgGTGTGGGAGAGCCATGCGCAGCAGCTTGGGGGGGAGGCCGGGGATGACGGGGACTCGAGGGACGGGCTCACACCCTCCTCCAATGGCTTCCCCGACGGCGAGGAGGACGAGACCCCCCTGCAGAAGCCCACCAGCACCCGGGCCACCATCCGCAGCCACGGCAGCTTCCCCGTGCCACTGACCCGCCGCCGCGGCTCCCCAAGGGTCTTCAACTTTGATTTCCGCCGGCCGGGCCCCGAGCCCCCAAGGCAGCTCAACTACATCCAG CTCAGACTCCTACGCCGTGATTGA
- the FRS3 gene encoding fibroblast growth factor receptor substrate 3 isoform X1, whose product MGSCCSCLNRDSVPDNHPTKFKVTNVDDEGVELGSGVMELTQSELVLHLRRREAVRWPYLCLRRYGYDSNLFSFESGRRCQTGQGIFAFKCSRAEEIFNLLQDLMQCNSINVMEEPVISTRNSHPTELDLPRGAQPPSALGYTVSSFSNGFPGCPGEGPRFSATPRPSASSLRHPSLGEESTHTLIAPDEQSHTYVNTPAGEEDQPRSRHFLQPLPEGRLPFPAQAPGPDQQDAQVFLQPGQVKFVLGPTPARRHVMKCQGLCPSLRDPPHHNNNEGPSECPAQPKCTYENVGGGLRRGAGWRLSPEEPGWNGLAQRRAALLHYENLPALPPVWESHAQQLGGEAGDDGDSRDGLTPSSNGFPDGEEDETPLQKPTSTRATIRSHGSFPVPLTRRRGSPRVFNFDFRRPGPEPPRQLNYIQVELKGWGGDRPKGPQNPSVPQSPLPTTHPARSSDSYAVIDLKKTAAMSSLQRALPRDDGTARKTRHNSTDLPL is encoded by the exons ATggggagctgctgcagctgcctgAACAGAGACAGCGTCCCAGACAACCACCCCACCAAGTTCAAG GTGACCAATGTGGATGACGAGGGGGTGGAGCTGGGCTCTGGGGTGATGGAGCTGACGCAGAGCGAGCTGGTGCTGCACCTGCGTCGGCGCGAGGCCGTCCGCTGGCCctacctctgcctgcggcgctacGGCTACGACTCCAACCTCTTCTCCTTCGAGAGTGGCCGCCGGTGTCAGACAGGCCAGG GGATATTTGCCTTCAAGTGCTCCCGGGCTGAGGAAATCTTCAACCTCCTTCAGGACCTGATGCAGTGCAACAGCATCAACGTGATGGAAGAGCCCGTGATCAGCACCCGCAACAGCCACCCCACGGAGCTCGACCTCCCGCGGGGGGCCCAGCCGCCCAGTG CTCTAGGCTACACCGTCTCCAGCTTCTCCAACGGcttccctggctgccctggggagggccCACGCTTCTCAGCAACCCCGCGGCCTTCAGCCAGCAGCCTGCGACACCCCTCGCTCGGGGAGGAGTCCACCCACACCCTCATCGCCCCTGACGAGCAG TCCCACACCTACGTCAACACCCCGGCCGGCGAGGAGGACCAGCCCAGGAGCCGGCACTTCCTGCAGCCCCTGCCTGAGGGCCGGCTCCCCTTCCCCGCCCAGGCCCCCGGCCCCGACCAGCAGGACGCACAGGTGTTCCTGCAGCCGGGCCAGGTGAAGTTTGTGCTGGGCCCAACCCCGGCTCGGCGGCACGTGATGAAGTGCCAGGGCCTTTGCCCCAGCCTGCGCGACCCCCCCCACCACAACAACAACGAAGGCCCCTCGGagtgccctgcccagcccaagtGCACCTATGAGAATGTCGGCGGGGGGCTGCGGCGGGGGGCTGGCTGGAGACTGAGCCCAGAGGAGCCGGGCTGGaacggcctggcccagcgccgggCCGCCCTGCTGCACTACGAGAacctgcccgccctgcccccgGTGTGGGAGAGCCATGCGCAGCAGCTTGGGGGGGAGGCCGGGGATGACGGGGACTCGAGGGACGGGCTCACACCCTCCTCCAATGGCTTCCCCGACGGCGAGGAGGACGAGACCCCCCTGCAGAAGCCCACCAGCACCCGGGCCACCATCCGCAGCCACGGCAGCTTCCCCGTGCCACTGACCCGCCGCCGCGGCTCCCCAAGGGTCTTCAACTTTGATTTCCGCCGGCCGGGCCCCGAGCCCCCAAGGCAGCTCAACTACATCCAGGTGGAGCtgaagggctggggtggggaccgCCCCAAGGGGCCCCAGAACCCCTCGGTCCCTCAGTCCCCCCTGCCCACCACACACCCTGCCCGCAGCTCAGACTCCTACGCCGTGATTGACCTCAAGAAGACGGCGGCCATGTCCAGCCTGCAGAGGGCTCTGCCCCGGGACGACGGCACGGCCAGGAAGACCAGGCACAACAGCACCGACCTGCCTCTGTAG
- the FRS3 gene encoding fibroblast growth factor receptor substrate 3 (The RefSeq protein has 2 substitutions compared to this genomic sequence): MGSCCSCLNRDSVPDNHPTKFKVTNVDDEGVELGSGVMELTQSELVLHLRRREAVRWPYLCLRRYGYDSNLFSFESGRRCQTGQGIFAFKCSRAEEIFNLLQDLMQCNSINVMEEPVISTRNSHPTELDLPRGAQPPSALGYTVSSFSNGFPGCPGEGPRFSATPRPSASSLRHPSLGEESTHTLIAPDEQSHTYVNTPAGEEDQPRSRHFLQPLPEGQLPFPAQAPGPDQQDAQVFLQPGQVKFVLGPTPARRHVMKCQGLCPSLRDPPHHNNNEGPSECPAQPKCTYENVGGGLRRGAGWRLSPEEPGWTGLAQRRAALLHYENLPALPPVWESHAQQLGGEAGDDGDSRDGLTPSSNGFPDGEEDETPLQKPTSTRATIRSHGSFPVPLTRRRGSPRVFNFDFRRPGPEPPRQLNYIQVELKGWGGDRPKGPQNPSVPQSPLPTTHPARSSDSYAVIDLKKTAAMSSLQRALPRDDGTARKTRHNSTDLPL, from the exons ATggggagctgctgcagctgcctgAACAGAGACAGCGTCCCAGACAACCACCCCACCAAGTTCAAG GTGACCAATGTGGATGACGAGGGGGTGGAGCTGGGCTCTGGGGTGATGGAGCTGACGCAGAGCGAGCTGGTGCTGCACCTGCGTCGGCGCGAGGCCGTCCGCTGGCCctacctctgcctgcggcgctacGGCTACGACTCCAACCTCTTCTCCTTCGAGAGTGGCCGCCGGTGTCAGACAGGCCAGG GGATATTTGCCTTCAAGTGCTCCCGGGCTGAGGAAATCTTCAACCTCCTTCAGGACCTGATGCAGTGCAACAGCATCAACGTGATGGAAGAGCCCGTGATCAGCACCCGCAACAGCCACCCCACGGAGCTCGACCTCCCGCGGGGGGCCCAGCCGCCCAGTG CTCTAGGCTACACCGTCTCCAGCTTCTCCAACGGcttccctggctgccctggggagggccCACGCTTCTCAGCAACCCCGCGGCCTTCAGCCAGCAGCCTGCGACACCCCTCGCTCGGGGAGGAGTCCACCCACACCCTCATCGCCCCTGACGAGCAG TCCCACACCTACGTCAACACCCCGGCCGGCGAGGAGGACCAGCCCAGGAGCCGGCACTTCCTGCAGCCCCTGCCTGAGGGCCGGCTCCCCTTCCCCGCCCAGGCCCCCGGCCCCGACCAGCAGGACGCACAGGTGTTCCTGCAGCCGGGCCAGGTGAAGTTTGTGCTGGGCCCAACCCCGGCTCGGCGGCACGTGATGAAGTGCCAGGGCCTTTGCCCCAGCCTGCGCGACCCCCCCCACCACAACAACAACGAAGGCCCCTCGGagtgccctgcccagcccaagtGCACCTATGAGAATGTCGGCGGGGGGCTGCGGCGGGGGGCTGGCTGGAGACTGAGCCCAGAGGAGCCGGGCTGGaacggcctggcccagcgccgggCCGCCCTGCTGCACTACGAGAacctgcccgccctgcccccgGTGTGGGAGAGCCATGCGCAGCAGCTTGGGGGGGAGGCCGGGGATGACGGGGACTCGAGGGACGGGCTCACACCCTCCTCCAATGGCTTCCCCGACGGCGAGGAGGACGAGACCCCCCTGCAGAAGCCCACCAGCACCCGGGCCACCATCCGCAGCCACGGCAGCTTCCCCGTGCCACTGACCCGCCGCCGCGGCTCCCCAAGGGTCTTCAACTTTGATTTCCGCCGGCCGGGCCCCGAGCCCCCAAGGCAGCTCAACTACATCCAGGTGGAGCtgaagggctggggtggggaccgCCCCAAGGGGCCCCAGAACCCCTCGGTCCCTCAGTCCCCCCTGCCCACCACACACCCTGCCCGCAGCTCAGACTCCTACGCCGTGATTGACCTCAAGAAGACGGCGGCCATGTCCAGCCTGCAGAGGGCTCTGCCCCGGGACGACGGCACGGCCAGGAAGACCAGGCACAACAGCACCGACCTGCCTCTGTAG